Genomic DNA from Pseudofrancisella aestuarii:
CCTATATCGCTTATTGAAAACTCACTTAGATGTGGCAGTTAAAGCGATAAAGATAATAGCAATAAATGATGCTATTACCAATTTAGATAATGCTGTAAGTCTGGAATATAATTTTATGAATAATCAATTCCCTTTAAATTACAATAGTGACAAAGTTATATCTAATGAGGTTCTTACAAAGCAATTAGATACTTCTGGTTATGTGTATACACAGATGAAAATTTATCTAGAGCCTCTACTTACTTATAATAAAGATACTGATCAGTGGGATAGTGTTGATCTAACTACCCCTAAACAACGAAGTTATGTAGAAAAATTTAATAAAGTTTATAAATTAAATAAATTTCTATGGGATGATAAAGGTAATCCAAAATCTATTGATTTTAAATTAATACCTATATCAAATGAAGCTAATGATTATACCTTCTTTAGTTTAATACTAGATAAAGAAAGTTTTATAAATTCTTTAAACATAGATTATTCTCATGGTATGAAGATACCATACAAATGGAACTCAAATGAGCCTACAACATTAATTATAAAGTTTAAAAATGGAACTACAGCTCAGAAAAGTTATACGGGAGACTGGTCTATACTTAAAGCTATTAAAGATGCTCAATGCAATGACCAAAATATTTGCACATGGACTCTTCAATATGAAGGAAGAAACTACTCTATTAGCTTCAAAGTAGAATCAGAATTTCTCAAAACACTAGGTTGGCAAAGAAAGGAGGAATCTTAATATGATGAAATATTTATCAAAAATATTTTTAATAGGAATTACAGTTCTTGGATTAAGTAGCTGTGCAAGTAGTGGTCTATATATTGATAACAATGTTCCTAAATCTAAAATTGTTTTAGAAGAGAATCCAGATCAGAATACTTTTTATGCTGATACTTACGAGTCTGTAAGCCAGAGAATATATGATACAAATGTGAAAGTCATAAATCTTCAAGATGGAGAGAATGACTTCCCTCTAAATAAAGACTCTAAGGAATATGCTGTATATTTCATATTACCAATAACAGATAACAACAAATTACAAAATTGGAAATTCTTAATAGATCCTACAGATAGTAACGAATTTACTATAGATAATGGAAATGTAACTAAAGACTAATAAGGAGATGCCATGTCGCATGCAGACCATCTTTTTAACCTTGAGGACAAAGGGTTATATATAGATATAAAAGACCAGGATAAAGGCTGCTCGACCAAACTAGAATCCGATGGCAAAATGACTACTAAAGTTACTGATACCATCGAATCAACAGCAGATAAGCAAATTTTAGCTAATGTCAAAGATTCTAAAATGTCTATAACAGAAAAAGAAATAGTCTTAGCAACTAAGAATGCTAGTATCATGCTAACAAATGACAAAATTATCCTAAAAATAGGCAACTCAACTATAACTATGCAAGACTCTAGCATTTCTATTGAATCCACAACTATAAATGTAAAAAGCTCTGCTGGAATCAATATAGAAGCTGGTCAAGATGTAGGAGTTAAGGGTTTAAATAATAATATTAAAGCTAGTGTAGCAACCAATGTAGAAGGTACAACAGTTAATATAAAAGGCAATGCTACAGCTAGTATTAAAGGAAGCGCAGCTACTATGGTGGGTTAATAATGTATAATGAATTACCAAAGAATCTAGAAAACTTATATATAAATATATCTCTTTATTATAAGCAAGAGTCTGGATTTGTATTGGGTAAACTAAATGACAATATTAATTATATAGATTCATTTTGTACAAAAGAAATTACTAGAAAAATTGATATCTATAACCTTGCATTCATTATCGAAGAAATAAAGTATTCAACAAATTATTTACTATCTTCTGAAGCAATTATATATAGCAAATTAATTGAAGATAATTTAGCTAAAATTGAAGCAATTAAAGATTATGACGACCTATATCAATCTTTAAAAATCTTAAAAATTCAACTATCTAAATACAAAACCATTTTAAGTAATGACTTCTCTAAAAAACTTAATGACCTAGAAAATAAAAATCCAAAAGAAACAATTTCTGACTTAAAATCACGTATTCCTCCTGATAATACTCTTCAGCTAAAGAACAAAGATATATTAATTGACTTATATATAAAAACCTTTAAGCATCCTGAAAGCCAACAATTAATTCAGAAATACAAAGATTTTTTTTCTGAAATTAAGAGTTTTACTAAAACACAACAAAATGTGAGCGAGTTTATACCATTAAATAAAAATCGAATT
This window encodes:
- the tssI gene encoding type VI secretion system tip protein TssI/VgrG, whose product is MSHADHLFNLEDKGLYIDIKDQDKGCSTKLESDGKMTTKVTDTIESTADKQILANVKDSKMSITEKEIVLATKNASIMLTNDKIILKIGNSTITMQDSSISIESTTINVKSSAGINIEAGQDVGVKGLNNNIKASVATNVEGTTVNIKGNATASIKGSAATMVG
- the iglE gene encoding type VI secretion system lipoprotein IglE, which produces MMKYLSKIFLIGITVLGLSSCASSGLYIDNNVPKSKIVLEENPDQNTFYADTYESVSQRIYDTNVKVINLQDGENDFPLNKDSKEYAVYFILPITDNNKLQNWKFLIDPTDSNEFTIDNGNVTKD